One part of the Clostridium thermosuccinogenes genome encodes these proteins:
- a CDS encoding GtrA family protein, whose protein sequence is MTTGKKGNMSIQSFSLKFKDHKIIKLILDKETQTQLLRYLISGFTAFGTEYLLFATLYSYAGISSGISNSIAMAAGFIISFTLNRKWSFKSKENLIKQLLMFGALFGINLFISNNAIKILSGTFRISPLFSKLIIMCAIVLWNFVIYRKLIYRN, encoded by the coding sequence ATGACCACCGGTAAGAAAGGAAATATGTCAATACAGTCTTTTTCATTAAAATTTAAAGATCATAAGATAATAAAGCTGATACTGGACAAGGAAACACAAACCCAGCTCCTTCGCTATCTGATAAGCGGATTTACCGCCTTTGGAACCGAATACTTATTGTTTGCCACACTGTACTCCTATGCCGGCATATCTTCCGGCATTTCCAACTCCATAGCCATGGCTGCAGGGTTTATCATAAGCTTTACTTTAAACAGGAAATGGTCTTTCAAATCAAAGGAGAATTTAATAAAGCAGCTGTTGATGTTCGGAGCCCTGTTTGGAATCAATCTGTTCATATCCAATAACGCAATAAAAATTCTGTCGGGCACTTTCAGGATATCTCCCCTGTTTTCCAAGCTGATTATAATGTGCGCCATAGTTTTATGGAACTTTGTAATTTACAGGAAGTTGATTTACAGAAATTAG